A stretch of Sinimarinibacterium sp. NLF-5-8 DNA encodes these proteins:
- the rng gene encoding ribonuclease G, with amino-acid sequence MSTEILVNIGQQETRVALVEGGAVQEVHLQRASRHGLAGNIYKGVVQRVLPGMQAAFVEIGLARTAFLHVADMLPLSSGTAEPPPTISQLLSEGQEIVVQVLKDPMGSKGARLTTLLSIPSRYLVLLPHERHVGVSARIEDEAERARLKTIFDDLQARLAPEFGLIARTAAEGADAPSLESDVSFLLRLWKAISEQAKVSKPSGLIHGDLPLSMRILRDLLGTDVERVRIDCEEECRRVKQFAQLFVPQAAPLIELYEGAAPIFDLYGVEDDINRALERRVELKSGGHLVIDQTEAMTTIDVNTGAYIGHRNLEETVLKTNLEAAQAIARQLRLRNLGGIIILDFIDMKSEDHRAQVVRALERALAPDHARIQVYPFSPLGLIEMTRKRTRESLGRILSEPCPHCDGTGTIKTVETVCHEVARELQRAARQFEARSFLVLASPQVARRFMEEEPQRLALLEEMLERPVRVQTETAYTQESFDVVPL; translated from the coding sequence TCGAAGGCGGCGCGGTGCAGGAGGTACATCTGCAACGTGCATCGCGGCATGGCCTTGCCGGCAATATCTACAAAGGTGTGGTGCAACGGGTGTTGCCGGGCATGCAGGCCGCGTTTGTCGAGATCGGGCTGGCGCGCACGGCTTTTTTGCATGTGGCGGATATGCTGCCGCTGTCTTCCGGCACCGCCGAACCGCCGCCAACGATCAGCCAGTTGCTCAGTGAAGGCCAGGAAATCGTCGTTCAGGTGCTCAAGGATCCGATGGGCAGCAAGGGCGCGCGGCTGACCACGCTGCTGTCGATCCCGTCGCGTTATCTGGTGCTGTTGCCGCATGAGCGGCATGTGGGGGTTTCTGCGCGCATCGAGGATGAGGCCGAGCGCGCGCGCCTCAAAACCATTTTTGATGATCTGCAGGCACGGCTGGCACCCGAGTTCGGCCTGATTGCACGCACCGCTGCCGAGGGCGCCGATGCACCGTCACTGGAGTCCGATGTCAGTTTTTTGCTGCGCCTGTGGAAAGCGATCAGCGAGCAGGCCAAGGTCAGCAAGCCCAGTGGCCTGATTCATGGTGATTTGCCGCTGTCGATGCGCATCCTGCGCGACCTGCTCGGCACCGACGTGGAGCGGGTGCGCATCGACTGCGAGGAAGAATGCCGTCGCGTCAAACAATTTGCGCAGTTGTTCGTCCCCCAGGCTGCGCCGCTGATCGAACTGTACGAAGGCGCCGCGCCGATCTTTGATCTGTACGGCGTGGAGGACGACATCAACCGCGCGCTGGAGCGGCGGGTGGAGCTCAAGTCCGGTGGGCATCTGGTTATTGACCAGACCGAGGCGATGACCACCATCGACGTCAATACCGGCGCGTATATCGGCCACCGCAATCTCGAAGAAACGGTGCTCAAGACCAACCTGGAAGCGGCGCAGGCGATTGCCCGGCAACTGCGGCTGCGCAATCTGGGCGGCATCATCATTCTGGATTTCATCGACATGAAATCCGAGGATCACCGTGCCCAGGTGGTGCGCGCGCTGGAGCGTGCACTGGCACCGGATCATGCCCGCATCCAGGTTTATCCGTTTTCGCCGTTGGGGCTGATCGAAATGACGCGCAAGCGCACGCGCGAATCGCTGGGACGGATCCTGAGCGAGCCCTGTCCCCATTGCGATGGCACCGGCACCATCAAGACCGTTGAGACGGTGTGCCATGAAGTGGCGCGCGAGTTGCAGCGGGCGGCGCGTCAGTTCGAGGCACGCAGTTTTCTGGTGCTGGCCTCGCCGCAGGTGGCACGGCGTTTCATGGAAGAAGAGCCGCAGCGCCTGGCCC